A stretch of DNA from Solanum stenotomum isolate F172 unplaced genomic scaffold, ASM1918654v1 scaffold21215, whole genome shotgun sequence:
GAATCTCCACGAAAGTTCAAAGCATATGCCCGAGTTGACAATGGAGAACATGCTTCAACTGGAGAGCGTGTCCTGCAACCCTTTTCATCATCTTGTACGGTGATCGAAACTCATCGAGAGCCCTCACGTTCTTCCAGTCAGTCTTATCACAGAGAGAGTGATCAATGGCACAACCATAATATGCTAGGAAATAGTGAAACCACTGAGGGAAACGGAAATAATATGCCTCGAGGAAGAGCCTCAGGTAAGGAGTCAAGTCAGTTTAAGGCAAGAAATAGTATACCATGTGAGACCTCCAGCAACAAGAGAAAAAGTCAGGAGCAAGAGACTCATTTTGAAGAACAGCCTACAGAAATACAGAACAGTAATCCCAAGAGGCTGGCATTAAATCGTGCTAGTGGATATTCATATAGCCTCAACTCAATAAGTAGGACTATTGAGGACAACAGCATGGTTTACATTCCCAATTCGATCACTGTAAGCACAATTTCCTTTTTGCGCAATCATTTAAACAATTATTAGCATCTTTTTTGGGTTCTCCTTTTATCTAGAAGTGGTTATATTATACTACTAATAGTATTGAAGAAATTCTTCATAAGTTccttttctatatatataaccATCTCTTCAATTATAGTTGATATTATATACGTTGAGCTCTACTTGTCGTCAGGGTAATGACGTCATGGATTCTACTCATATGGGAGTTCAACCTTCTCTTGAATCAATATCAACTCAGCCATTGAACTCGTTTTCCAGCATTGAGAACATAAAGCTGCTTTTCCACAAATTGATGGTGTCATCTCTGAAGGATCTTAGCGAACCTGAAAAGGAAAGTTCCATGGAAAAAGTATTATCCATCCTAGCAGACAACCTCTCTTTGTTTTCAAAAGAACAAGCCGAACAAATAATTGGACTCTTGTTCAATTTTC
This window harbors:
- the LOC125850937 gene encoding uncharacterized protein LOC125850937; its protein translation is MLGNSETTEGNGNNMPRGRASGKESSQFKARNSIPCETSSNKRKSQEQETHFEEQPTEIQNSNPKRLALNRASGYSYSLNSISRTIEDNSMVYIPNSITGNDVMDSTHMGVQPSLESISTQPLNSFSSIENIKLLFHKLMVSSLKDLSEPEKESSMEKVLSILADNLSLFSKEQAEQIIGLLFNFPALVHSWREYSRFQMYSQKSSAETNKIRDLVKTSVKDEENLKVRYEELENKEKELMTQLDAVQKEKAEVAEQKTEKSKQIKDLTSLEEEKAVHRMKEECLMRITTTKLNNLSNQWAKLRSFFI